The Drechmeria coniospora strain ARSEF 6962 chromosome 02, whole genome shotgun sequence genome has a segment encoding these proteins:
- a CDS encoding GPR/FUN34 family protein yields MPEVTNFQPAEKDGSTNTSSDGSNAGNVHSHHHHDYSRMTSGLAQADAGTLHPGVWRPYEHRKLANPAPLGLCAFALTTFVLSAVNMHARGVSAPNIAVPLAFAYGGLAQLLAGMWEMLCGNTFGATAFTSYGSFWIAYGILLTPSWGITAPDGPYEGNVSSVLGFFLMGWFIFTTLLLLCTLRSTVTFFLLFLTLDLAFLFLACEQFANDMGNKEAGLALQKTGGLFGFLAAFLAWYNALAGIQDSSNSFFQVPVLHFPWSDKGMERRSLKNERTQV; encoded by the exons ATGCCCGAGGTCACCAACTTCCAGCCGGCCGAAAAGGACGGCAGCACAAACACgagcagcgacggcagcaaCGCCGGCAACGTCCACTCCCATCACCACCATGACTACTCCCGCATGACCTCCGGCTTGgcccaggccgacgccggcacccTTCACCCGGGTGTCTGGAGGCCGTACGAGCACCGCAAGCTCGCGAACCCGGCGCCCCTGGGCCTCTGCGCCTTCGCCCTCACCACCTTTGTCCTCTCCGCCGTCAACATGCACGCCCGGGGCGTCTCGGCACCCAACATCGCCGTGCCCCTGGCCTTTGCCTACGGCGGTCTCGCCCAGCTGCTCGCCGGCATGTG GGAAATGCTCTGCGGCAACACCTTTGGCGCCACCGCCTTCACGTCCTATGGCTCCTTCTGGATCGCCTACGGCATCCTCCTCACCCCGAGCTGGGGCATCACCGCCCCCGACGGACCGTACGAGGGAAACGTCTCCAGCGTCCTCGGCTTCTTCCTCATGGGATGGTTCATCTTCACCACCCTCCTGCTGCTCTGCACCCTTCGCTCCACCGTGACCTTCTTCCTGCTCTTCCTGACTCTCGACCTcgccttcctcttcctcgcctgcGAGCAGTTCGCCAATGACATGGGCAACAAGGAGGCTGGCCTCGCCCTCCAGAAGACCGGCGGCCTCTTCGgtttcctcgccgccttcctaGCCTGGTACAatgccctcgccggcatccAAGACAGCAG CAACTCTTTCTTCCAGGTCCCCGTCCTCCACTTCCCCTGGTCCGACAAGGGCATGGAGCGCCGCAGCTTGAAGAACGAGCGCACGCAGGTATGA